The Desmodus rotundus isolate HL8 chromosome 3, HLdesRot8A.1, whole genome shotgun sequence genome includes a region encoding these proteins:
- the PVALB gene encoding parvalbumin alpha encodes MSMTDLLSAEDIKKAVGAFAAAESFDHRKFFQMVGLKKKSAEDVKKVFHILDKDKSGFIEEDELGSILKGFSADARDLSAKETKTLLAAGDKDGDGKIGVDEFSTLVAES; translated from the exons ATGTCGATGACAGACTTGCTCAGCGCTGAGGACATCAAGAAGGCGGTGGGGGCCTTTGCCG CTGCGGAGTCTTTCGACCACAGAAAGTTCTTCCAGATGGTGGGCCTGAAGAAGAAGAGCGCCGAGGACGTGAAGAAGGTGTTCCACATCCTGGACAAGGACAAGAGCGGCTTCATCGAGGAGGATGAGCTGGG ATCCATCCTGAAGGGCTTCTCTGCAGATGCCAGGGACCTGTCTGCTAAAGAAACCAAGACACTGCTGGCCGCGGGAGACAAGGATGGGGACGGCAAGATCGGGGTGGATG